From Temnothorax longispinosus isolate EJ_2023e chromosome 3, Tlon_JGU_v1, whole genome shotgun sequence, one genomic window encodes:
- the Sbds gene encoding ribosome maturation protein SBDS, producing the protein MSKIFTPTNQIRLTNVAVVRMKKAGKRYEIACYKNKVLSWRNKQEKDIDEVLQTHTIFTNVSKGQVAKKEELVKAFETEDQTEICKQILAKGELQVSDKERHLALESMFKDIATTVASKCINPETKHPYPVTMIENAMKEEIHFSVKPNRNAKQQALDVISQLKEVMPLERVQMRLRIVIPEKEARKLKDKVVKLTTKVETEEWEGGSLTIICLIDPGQYREIDELIRSETKGTALMELVNLNEVAEGEELLT; encoded by the exons ATGTCGAAGATATTTACGCCGACGAATCAAATAAGGCTGACGAACGTAGCCGTTGTTCGTATGAAGAAGGCTGGCAAGCGATACGAGATCGCGTGCTACAAGAACAAAGTCTTATCTTGGAGAAACAAGCA GGAGAAGGACATTGACGAAGTGCTGCAGACGCACACAATATTTACCAATGTGTCGAAGGGTCAGGTGGCGAAAAAGGAAGAGCTCGTGAAAGCTTTCGAAACCGAAGATCAGACTGAAATCTGCAAGCAGATCCTCGCTAAAGGCGAGCTTCAAGTTTCCGATAAAGAGAGGCATCTGGCATTGGAGTCCATGTTCAAAGACATTGCCACGACTGTCGCCAGCAAGTGTATAAATCCAGAGACCAAGCACCCGTATCCGGTCACCATGATCGAGAATGCCATGAAGGAGGAGATACATTTTTCTGTCAAACCTAATCGAAATGCCAAGCAGCAAGCATTGGACGTTATCTCGCAGCTGAAAGAGGTGATGCCCTTGGAACGTGTCCAAATGAGGCTTAGGATTGTCATTCCGGAGAAAGAGGCCAGAAAATTGAAGGATAAAGTCGTTAAGCTCACGACTAAGGTGGAAACGGAGGAATGGGAGGGTGGATCATTAACGATAATCTGCTTAATCGATCCAGGCCAATACAGGGAAATCGATGAATTAATACGATCAGAAACGAAGGGCACCGCTTTAATGGAATTGGTTAACTTGAATGAGGTTGCCGAAGGAGAAGAACTCTTAACATAA
- the LOC139810261 gene encoding uncharacterized protein: MPGCCCVPKCKKTTMNGFHLFRFPLNRPDILKLWVNAIGRENFKPTKHHRICSAHFLTTDFMDRPGCSGVRLKILAVPSVFFKDSPPVAAPVSAAVVTSKIKPGSIRSIKSGTTSLINSETTSATEFDPTPVPTSAATAPVVAWKSILKPKENDSTFCTSIPSPSTKPAGTSAAADTIKMTMRKPRKIMDSSLIRLRKQEKTLRQKQMLRMIKTLRQKIKRKEDKIRFLENLLKYVRGKTTSNVAEVAVFSRDGDSGLTITDAGDTKPKDDMIFNALGATDELSSYIGLAREFACDGKVEHPYVDKLKRVQMILVDLSHAISKSVPGKTRSFESKHTKDLEEWILEYANQLPPPEDYIIPGGGKACASLHVARTVCRRAERSITTLVRDGALDKEAQMYLNRLSDFLLTVSRIAAKCDQRTENIYIPRAEVTEEK; encoded by the exons ATGCCAGGCTGTTGTTGCGTTCCGAAATGCAAAAAGACCACGATGAATGGTTTTCATTTATTTAG atttccGTTGAATCGTCcagatattttgaaattgtgGGTCAACGCCATCGGAAGAGAGAATTTTAAACCAACGAAACATCACAGAATCTGCAGCGCTCACTTCTTAACTACAGATTTTATGGACAGACCAGGCTGCAGCGGCGTGCGGTTAAAAATTCTTGCTGTGCCTTCAGTATTTTTTAAGGATTCTCCTCCCGTCGCTGCTCCCGTTTCTGCTGCTGTCGTTACTTCTAAGATTAAGCCTGGCAGTATTCGTTCAATTAAGTCTGGTACTACGTCTTTGATTAACTCTGAAACTACTTCTGCGACTGAGTTTGACCCTACTCCTGTTCCTACATCTGCTGCGACCGCGCCTGTAGTTGCGTGGAAAAGTATACTGAAACCGAAAGAAAATGACTCGACATTTTGTACTTCCATTCCATCGCCGAGTACAAAACCTGCCGGTACAAGTGCCGCTGCTGATACCATCAAGATGACCATGCGAAAGCCAAGAAAAATCATGGACAGTTCGCTTATACGTTTGAGGAAACAGGAAAAGACCCTACGGCAGAAGCAAATGTTGAGGATGATTAAAACATTGAGGCagaagataaagagaaaagaagacaaaatacgttttttggagaatttattgaaatatgtaCG CGGCAAGACAACGTCGAACGTGGCTGAGGTGGCGGTGTTTTCGCGAGACGGCGACTCCGGATTAACCATCACGGACGCCGGGGACACAAAGCCGAAGGACGACATGATCTTCAACGCTCTCGGAGCGACCGACGAGCTGTCCTCTTACATAGGACTGGCGAGAGAGTTTGCCTGCGACGGGAAGGTCGAGCATCCGTACGTCGACAAGCTCAAGAGGGTACAAATGATCTTGGTCGACCTGAGCCACGCCATATCGAAGTCCGTGCCTGGGAAGACCAGGTCCTTCGAAAGCAAACACACCAAAGATCTGGAAGAGTGGATTCTCGAATACGCGAATCAGCTTCCTCCGCCCGAGGATTATATCATTCCG GGCGGCGGAAAAGCTTGCGCTTCCCTGCACGTCGCGCGAACGGTATGCAGACGCGCCGAGAGGAGCATCACGACATTAGTACGAGACGGCGCTCTAGATAAAGAGGcacaaatgtatttaaatagattatcAGACTTCCTTCTAACGGTATCACGTATCGCGGCCAAATGTGATCAACGtacggaaaatatttatattccgcGAGCGGAAGTGACGGAGGAGAAGTGA